The following proteins are co-located in the Barnesiella propionica genome:
- a CDS encoding D-Ala-D-Ala carboxypeptidase family metallohydrolase, translating into MKYFTIQELCASDTARKKGIDNTAPGDVKVRLSTLVEKVLDPLRERYGKPIRVNSGYRCPILNKAVGGKPTSQHLRGEAADITGGTVEENRKLLALLSDMEFDQLIDESNLTWIHVSYRAGNNRRQFLKL; encoded by the coding sequence ATGAAATATTTTACGATACAGGAACTTTGCGCAAGTGATACGGCGCGAAAAAAGGGAATAGATAATACGGCTCCGGGCGATGTAAAAGTAAGATTGTCTACTTTGGTGGAAAAGGTTCTTGACCCTTTGCGCGAAAGATATGGGAAGCCGATCAGGGTGAACAGTGGTTATCGATGCCCGATACTAAATAAGGCTGTAGGAGGTAAACCGACGAGCCAGCATTTGAGAGGTGAAGCGGCGGATATTACGGGTGGCACTGTGGAAGAGAACCGCAAATTGCTGGCTTTATTAAGTGATATGGAGTTTGACCAGTTGATAGATGAAAGTAATTTAACGTGGATTCATGTGAGTTACCGGGCCGGTAATAACCGTAGACAATTCTTGAAATTATGA